A single genomic interval of Hevea brasiliensis isolate MT/VB/25A 57/8 chromosome 4, ASM3005281v1, whole genome shotgun sequence harbors:
- the LOC110649701 gene encoding uncharacterized protein LOC110649701, translating into MNDSISEMRKQEDEATNKITNSQSRRVSLPISITSVPSLNITEPSISAALKKRRVNDSPLGRAFDLQTRAQLDAEIARMFYTGGLPFNFARNPYYVSSYSFAANHVLGGYVPPGYNKLRTTLLQQEKANVERLLEPIKSTWLEKGVSIMSDGWSDPQRRPLINFMVVSEFGPMFIKSVDCSGEVKDKQFIANLLKEVIDEVGHQKVVQVITDNASNCKGAGEIIEGMFPHIYWTPYVVHTLNLALKNICAAKNLETNQETYDVCHWITEIHRDALQIKNFIMNHSMRLAIYNRFSPLKLLSVADTRFASIVVMLKRFKLIRRALEAMVMSDQWAQYREDDQGKARFVRDKVVDEDWWEKVDYIIAFTGPIYDMIRVCDTDKPCLHLVYELWDSMIEKVKQVIFHHEGKQADGFSPFYYVVYRILVDRWAKSNTPFHCLAHSLNPRFYSEKCLQEGEGKVPPHMDGEVSTERIKCFRRIFSNEDERIRANDEFANFSLKSGPFADPDSIGSMYVTDPRKWWACFGSNAPLLQRLAFKVLGQPTSSSCCERNWSIYSFIHSCRRNKLTPKHAEDLVFIHNNLRLLSRNSSQYYDEKTKLWDVGGDQFGSMEDVGVFEFANLSLDEPELESVLFDENATTSMEMENEKDSEVEEML; encoded by the exons ATGAATGATAGTATTTCTGAAATGAGGAAACAGGAGGATGAGGCAACAAACAAAATTACCAATTCACAATCTAGGCGAGTTTCTTTGCCTATTAGTATAACTTCTGTTCCTTCATTGAATATAACTGAACCAAGTATTTCAGCAGCTTTAAAGAAAAGAAGAGTTAATGATTCTCCTCTGGGTAGAGCTTTTGACTTGCAAACTAGAGCTCAATTAGATGCAGAGATTGCTAGAATGTTCTACACTGGGGGTCTACCTTTTAATTTTGCTAGAAATCCTTATTATGTGAGTTCTTATTCTTTTGCTGCTAATCATGTTTTGGGTGGTTATGTGCCGCCTGGTTATAACAAATTGAGAACCACATTACTTCAGCAAGAAAAAGCAAATGTAGAGAGGTTGCTTGAACCAATTAAAAGCACTTGGTTAGAAAAGGGTGTTAGTATTATGAGTGATGGATGGAGTGATCCCCAGAGGAggcctttgattaattttatggtTGTTTCTGAGTTTGGCCCCATGTTTATCAAATCTGTAGATTGTTCTGGTGAAGTGAAAGATAAGCAATTTATTGCTAATTTGCTAAAAGAAGTAATTGATGAGGTGGGTCATCAAAAAGTGGTACAAGTCATTACTGATAATGCTTCAAATTGTAAAGGTGCTGGAGAAATCATTGAGGGAATGTTTCCACATATTTATTGGACTCCTTATGTTGTGCACACTCTTAATCTTGCTTTGAAGAATATATGTGCAGCAAAAAATTTGGAAACTAATCAAGAAACTTATGATGTGTGTCACTGGATCACTGAAATCCATAGGGATGCTTTACAAATCAAGAATTTTATAATGAATCATTCCATGAGGCTTGCAATTTATAATCGGTTTAGCCCTTTGAAATTGCTTTCAGTTGCTGACACTCGTTTTGCTTCTATTGTTGTGATGCTTAAAAGATTTAAACTTATTAGGCGTGCTTTAGAAGCAATGGTTATGAGTGATCAATGGGCACAATACCGAGAAGATGACCAAGGCAAAGCTAGATTTGTTCGTGATAAAGTGGTAGATGAGGATTGGTGGGAAAAGGTTGATTACATCATTGCTTTTACTGGGCCCATTTATGACATGATCAGAGTTTGTGACACAGACAAACCATGCCTTCatttggtttatgagttgtgggaTTCTATGATTGAAAAGGTGAAGCAAGTTATTTTTCATCATGAAGGAAAGCAAGCAGATGGGTTTTCTCCTTTTTATTATGTGGTTTATCGAATTCTTGTTGATCGTTGGGCAAAGAGCAACACTCCCTTtcattgtttagcccattcattaaatccaag atTTTATAGTGAAAAATGCCTTCAAGAGGGAGAAGGTAAAGTGCCTCCTCATATGGATGGAGAAGTATCAACTGAGAGAATTAAATGCTTTAGGAGGATTTTTTCTAATGAAGATGAGCGAATTAGAGCAAATGACgaatttgcaaatttttctttgaaaagtgGACCTTTTGCTGATCCTGATTCTATTGGAAGTATGTATGTTACAGATCCTAGGAAATGGTGGGCATGTTTTGGTTCTaatgcacctttacttcaaaggTTGGCTTTTAAAGTGCTTGGACAACCTACTTCCTCCTCTTGTTGTGAAAGAAATTGGAGTATTTATTCCTTCATTCATTCATGCAGAAGGAATAAATTAACTCCAAAACATGCAGAGGACTTGGTTTTTATCCATAATAATCTTCGTCTTCTGTCGAGAAACTCCTCCCAATATTATGATGAGAAGACAAAATTGTGGGATGTTGGTGGTGATCAATTTGGGAGTATGGAAGATGTGGGAGTTTTTGAATTTGCCAACCTTTCATTGGATGAACCAGAGTTAGAGTCTGTTTTGTTTGATGAAAATGCAACTACAAGCATGGAgatggagaatgagaaagatagtGAAGTTGAggaaatgttataa